In Mytilus galloprovincialis chromosome 1, xbMytGall1.hap1.1, whole genome shotgun sequence, the following are encoded in one genomic region:
- the LOC143079850 gene encoding uncharacterized protein LOC143079850 → MVLKILKAEFCFKKLGFGDVHPGRFVYSQWRLPPLVYLLYRLALAAYADYWIIETGTMMESMRWQNTSTLTNSSSRMLIEYSFPVYLTNWTYLMLCLYLTLHFLFALFHYCIKFRTSNMLSRPHAEGHRALFNELTLTPTFWDEDRDSEETEDAIVKLYSLPWYFKLTWIFYTIATTASVMVTFMFFAFLWPQFDHSKGIDIINLQLHGINSVIVVVDLLISAVPVRLLHAVYAIIYGLIYITFTGIFFAAGNRSPIYPHVLDWRQPAITTGVVVGVAVIAVPIVHLVLFGIHRIKVQIYHKITPWSTL, encoded by the coding sequence TGGCGATTGCCTCCCTTGGTTTACCTCTTGTATCGACTAGCACTTGCAGCTTATGCAGATTACTGGATAATTGAAACTGGTACAATGATGGAGTCTATGAGATGGCAGAATACTTCAACATTGACAAATAGTAGCAGTCGCATGTTAATTGAATATTCCTTTCCAGTCTATCTGACAAACTGGACCTACCTAATgctttgtttatatttaactctGCATTTTTTGTTTGCGCTGTTTCATTACTGCATCAAGTTTAGGACTTCAAACATGCTCTCTAGACCCCATGCTGAAGGACATCGTGCCTTGTTCAATGAATTGACCTTGACCCCAACTTTTTGGGATGAAGATCGTGATTCAGAAGAGACGGAAGATGCTATTGTTAAATTGTATTCCTTGCCATGGTACTTTAAACTGACATGGATTTTTTATACCATTGCTACCACAGCTTCTGTCATGGTGACATTTAtgttttttgcatttttatgGCCGCAATTTGATCATAGTAAAGGAATTGACATTATCAACTTACAGCTACATGGCATAAATTCTGTGATAGTTGTTGTAGATCTTCTTATCAGTGCAGTACCAGTTAGATTATTACATGCAGTATATGCGATAATTTATGGCCTGATTTATATCACATTTACTGGCATATTTTTTGCTGCCGGTAATCGCAGTCCTATATACCCACATGTATTGGATTGGAGACAGCCGGCAATTACAACTGGGGTGGTCGTTGGTGTAGCAGTAATTGCTGTGCCAATTGTTCATTTAGTCTTGTTTGGTATTCACAGAATAAAAGTTCAAATTTATCACAAAATTACACCTTGGTCTACCTTATGA